In one Brassica oleracea var. oleracea cultivar TO1000 chromosome C9, BOL, whole genome shotgun sequence genomic region, the following are encoded:
- the LOC106317291 gene encoding putative FBD-associated F-box protein At5g56560: MVKRPRLNDLPDELILKIFSMLPNFEESVATNLMSKQHEDPYKLVSDVTCEDDNEESLVTFMRFVYGSLLSDDDQILLRLHLKLVRNFSASEISPIFWVNRSVRKLRFDLSGGTLDLPSCLSTCTTLKSLILRDVRIDVVPVGFSLPSLKSLHLFSVDFSHTESIASLLRGCPDLEYLVLNQTSYDYWEFGEVRFCLLSLKSLLLLSARYYTGGSLTRLLQSCPVLEYLVVTQTTERFWNFWDIPPASCLSSIKSLHLTSVRVWNDESIATLLKGCAALEDLVIIRTEDDNVRIYNISVPTLKSLTINNTREKRLDDKENHGFWINAPALQTLNIKDTVSNFIMLEFMPEVTKANILANCVRPENFIGSLTSIQHLSLCSRTSETPYRSGSIFPYLEHLELCTCSPGWANLLSSILGDAPSLHSLKLKSHHSAPYNDPKNFWNEPAVVPKCLLTHLEIFEWRQYENTVQQRIVAAYILANATYLKIATFSTRSRRKYYRMVMKLRKLNRISKTCQLVFE, from the exons ATGGTGAAACGTCCGAGACTCAATGACTTACCAGATGAATTGATCTTGAAGATATTCTCAATGCTTCCGAACTTTGAAGAGAGCGTTGCAACAAATCTCATGTCAAAACAGCACGAGGATCCTTATAAACTGGTGTCGGACGTCACGTGTGAAGATGATAATGAGGAGAGTCTCGTGACTTTCATGAGATTTGTTTACGGATCTTTGTTGTCTGACGATGATCAGATCCTACTGAGATTGCATCTCAAGCTTGTCCGAAACTTTTCGGCTTCAGAAATCAGCCCTATATTTTGGGTTAATAGATCTGTAAGAAAGCTGAGATTCGACTTATCTGGTGGAACCCTAGATTTGCCGAGTTGCTTGAGTACCTGCACAACCCTAAAATCATTGATACTCCGTGATGTTAGAATCGATGTTGTTCCAGTAGGGTTTTCTTTGCCGTCTCTCAAAAGTCTGCACCTTTTCTCGGTTGACTTCTCGCACACGGAATCTATCGCAAGTCTTTTACGAGGTTGCCCGGATCTTGAATATTTGGTTTTAAACCAAACCAGCTATGACTATTGGGAATTTGGTGAGGTTAGGTTTTGTTTGTTGTCACTAAAAAGTCTGCTCCTTTTATCGGCTAGATACTATACTGGTGGTTCTCTTACACGTCTTCTACAAAGTTGTCCGGTTCTTGAATATCTGGTCGTAACCCAAACCACCGAGCGTTTTTGGAATTTTTGGGATATACCACCTGCGTCTTGTCTTTCATCAATCAAAAGTCTTCACCTTACATCTGTTAGAGTCTGGAATGATGAATCTATTGCAACGCTTTTAAAAGGGTGTGCAGCTCTTGAAGATTTGGTTATAATCCGAACCGAAGATGACAATGTGAGGATATATAATATCAGTGTGCCTACTTTGAAGAGCTTAACTATCAATAACACTAGAGAGAAACGCCTTGACGACAAGGAGAATCATGGTTTTTGGATAAATGCTCCTGCTTTGCAGACTTTGAACATTAAGGATACTGTCAGTAACTTTATAATGCTTGAGTTTATGCCAGAAGTGACTAAGGCGAATATCCTGGCTAATTGTGTCCGACCTGAGAATTTCATAGGATCTCTTACCTCAATCCAACATCTTTCTCTATGTTCTCGAACTTCCGA GACTCCATATCGTAGTGGCTCTATCTTTCCCTATCTTGAACATCTAGAGCTATGTACATGTTCTCCGGGATGGGCCAATCTTCTTTCTTCTATACTCGGCGACGCTCCAAGTCTTCATTCTCTCAAGCTTAAGTCA CATCATAGTGCCCCTTACAATGATCCGAAGAACTTTTGGAATGAACCAGCAGTTGTTCCAAAATGTTTATTGACGCATCTAGAGATCTTTGAATGGAGGCAATATGAAAACACAGTGCAGCAGAGGATAGTGGCTGCGTACATACTAGCAAACGCTACTTATCTAAAGATAGCAACATTTTCAACAAGAAGTAGACGCAAATATTATCGCATGGTCATGAAGTTAAGGAAGCTGAACAGAATTTCGAAGACGTGTCAATTAGTTTTTGAGTAA
- the LOC106314988 gene encoding glutathione S-transferase T3-like, which produces MASSSSFANLLASQGSVDLDSLETPLFSSQCPEESSVKKRKKWSVKETIILIGAWLNTNKDSIVSNEQKGGAFWKRIVKYYNSSPLLVGTVPRELGQCKQRWARINDLVCKFAGCYDMALRKQRSGQNDNSEMLS; this is translated from the coding sequence ATGGCAAGCTCCTCTAGTTTTGCTAACCTCTTAGCGAGCCAAGGGTCAGTTGACCTTGACTCATTAGAAACTCCTTTGTTTAGTAGCCAATGTCCTGAAGAGTCTAGTGTCAAAAAGAGGAAAAAGTGGTCTGTCAAGGAGACTATAATCCTCATTGGTGCTTGGCTCAACACCAACAAAGATTCAATAGTGAGTAATGAACAAAAAGGTGGTGCCTTCTGGAAGAGGATTGTAAAGTACTACAACTCCAGTCCTCTCCTGGTTGGGACAGTGCCAAGAGAACTAGGGCAATGCAAGCAAAGATGGGCTAGGATCAATGATTTGGTCTGTAAGTTTGCTGGCTGCTATGACATGGCACTGAGGAAGCAGAGAAGTGGGCAAAATGACAATTCTGAAATGTTGTCATGA